One window from the genome of Streptomyces sp. NBC_00287 encodes:
- a CDS encoding DUF779 domain-containing protein — MYEEIPRVELTPAAADLLRRLHAAHGPLMFHQSGGCCDGSAPMCYPEGEFRTGGSDVLLAELYVDGVEEPVGFWMSRSQYEAWSHTRLIVDVVEGRGSGFSLEAPEGVRFLIRSRVVGA, encoded by the coding sequence ATGTACGAGGAGATCCCGCGCGTCGAACTCACGCCCGCGGCCGCCGATCTGCTGCGGCGGCTGCACGCGGCGCACGGCCCGCTGATGTTCCACCAGTCCGGCGGCTGCTGCGACGGCAGCGCGCCCATGTGCTATCCGGAGGGCGAGTTCCGCACCGGCGGCTCGGACGTCCTGCTCGCGGAGCTGTATGTGGACGGCGTCGAGGAGCCGGTCGGCTTCTGGATGTCCCGCAGCCAGTACGAGGCCTGGAGCCACACCCGGCTGATCGTCGACGTGGTCGAGGGCCGGGGCAGCGGCTTCTCGCTGGAGGCGCCCGAGGGGGTGCGTTTCCTCATCCGTTCTCGCGTCGTCGGCGCATAG
- a CDS encoding VOC family protein encodes MSVEFNHTVIACRDREESARFLAGILGLEVGEPAGPFLPVETANGVTLDFATVGHDVPTQHYAFLVSEEEFEQILARLVAARVPIQADPHGKHPGRINRNDGGRGVYFRDPSGHGMEALTRPYGSDPTSELNGVTEEVPGAAVN; translated from the coding sequence TTGTCAGTCGAGTTCAACCACACCGTCATTGCCTGCCGGGACCGCGAGGAGTCGGCCCGTTTCCTCGCCGGGATCCTCGGCCTCGAAGTCGGCGAACCCGCCGGGCCGTTCCTGCCCGTCGAGACCGCCAACGGCGTCACACTGGACTTCGCGACCGTCGGCCACGACGTCCCGACCCAGCATTACGCCTTCCTCGTCTCCGAGGAGGAGTTCGAACAGATCCTCGCCCGGCTCGTCGCGGCGCGGGTCCCCATCCAGGCCGATCCGCACGGCAAGCACCCGGGCCGGATCAACCGTAACGACGGCGGCCGGGGCGTGTACTTCCGGGATCCGTCCGGACACGGCATGGAAGCACTCACCCGCCCCTACGGCTCCGATCCCACCTCGGAGCTGAACGGGGTCACCGAAGAGGTGCCGGGCGCGGCCGTGAACTGA